From the Hordeum vulgare subsp. vulgare chromosome 1H, MorexV3_pseudomolecules_assembly, whole genome shotgun sequence genome, the window cttgttactcttgggtgtttgagcatcccagacggttgaggtcacctcgaagccatattccattgtggtgaagcttcgtggtttagttgggagcctccaagctttgtgtggagttgccccaaccttgtttgtaaaggttcggtcgccgccttcaagggcacctatagtggaatcacggtaccttacatcgtgcgagggcgtgaggagaatacggtggccttagtggctttttggggagcattgtgcctccacaccgctccaacggagacgtacttcctgtcaaagggaaggaacttcggtaacacatcctcgtctccatcggttccacttgtggttgtcTCTATCCttgactttgtatttgcttatgcttgtgactatatcttactttccttaatagctctcgttgttagcttctatagggttcacctcattgtcgtattaattgtgaacccgtatggtgtttaccttaacttgctaagattaattaaaaagtggtcgttgtctattcaccccccctctagccaaccttaTCGATCCTTTCATCGGATTTGGTTCCAATCTATCGGTCGGGGGCCTTCTGCCGAGGAGAAACGCATGGTACTAAAACTAAAGGAAGTGTTATACCAAGAGGATATATGGTCTAGGTAGAAATCACGAGTACCATAGCTTCGGGAAGGAGACTGCAACAATTTCTATTTCCAAGCACAAGCACGATATCGTAGACGAATGAAGAAAATACAAGGGCTTCAGAGAGCAGATGGGTCGACTTGTGCAGATGAAAATGAGGATAAGTATGAGGTGCAAAAAAATTATGAACACCTCTATGAGTTGGAAGGTCACGAGAGCGTAGACGAATGAAGAAAATACAGGGGCTTCAGAGAGCAGATGGGTCGACTTGTGCAGATGAAAATGAGGATAAGTATGAGGTGCAAAAAATTTATGAACACCTCAATAAGTCGGAAGGTTATGTTGATGCGAGTGTTCTACTAGACCATGTCCCTGTCAAAGTTACACCAGACATGAACACTGAGCTAATCAAACCTTATACTATAGAGGAGGTCAACGATACACTCTTCCATAAGGCGCCATCTAAGGCTCCGGGTATTGATGGATACACTGTTGGTTTTTATCAGCACCACTGGGACCTGTTGGGCAATGATGTAACGAGTGTAGTGCTAGGTTTTCTCAATGGAGGGGAATTACCTACGGGTTTGAACGACACTTCCATCACTGTAATTCCGAAGGTTAAACACCCCCAGTCCATAGCTCAGTACCGCCCTATTGCACTTTGCCATGTTCTCTACAAGATTGTAGCTAAAGTTATCACTTATTGTATGAGACCTTTTGTGGATGAGATCATCAGTGAAGAACAGAGTGCGTTTATCCCTGGTCGCCTCATAACTGACAATGTTCTCATTGCAGATGAGAGTGTGCTCACTATGAAGAGGCGTAAAAAGGGGGAAATTATTCTTGCGCGGTTAAGTTGGATATGATGAAGGCTTATCATCACGTTGAGTGGGACTATCTTGAGGCAATTCTATCATAACTCGGATTTAGTTTGGTCTTTGTGAGGCAGATTTTCAAATGTCTTTCCTTAGTTTAGTTTTTGGTCTGGGTGAATGGCGAGCTGCTTCCCTTCTTCACTCATTCTAGGGGTTTTCGGCAAGGCGATCCGGTATCACCTTATTTATTTCTGCTTTGTGCGGAATGTTTTTCCTTGTTAATGAAGTTTTACAATGGAGGAACAATTGATAGAGGTTTGAGGGTCACTTAGAGAGCACCATGGGTTACCCATCTATCATTTGTTGATGATAGTTTGATATTCATTAATGCACAAAACCACAGTGCTCTTAGACTAAATGAAATCTTTGCGGATTTATGGGGATGCTTCACGTCAGCATGTTAATCGCGATAAAACTTCCATTTATTTTATTACCAACTTCCCTGATTCTGTGAAGCAAGATATGAAAGCAATTCTAAACATTTAGATTGATGCATTCAATGAGAGATATCTTGGACTACCTACAGCCGTGGGACAGATTACGAGCGGTACTTTCTTGTATATTGGTAATAGAGCTCGTGCAAAAATTCAAGGCTCGTCGGAGAAACTTTTGAaattttttattcaagtaatgcCGACATATCCGATGAGTACCTTCGTGTTTTCAAAGAAAGTTTGCAAGAGTCTAACTTCTCCTATGGAAAAATATTTCTGGAGCAGTTCTCTTGATAAAAAATCCATGCATTGGGTGTCTTGGAAGGAATTATCTACACCAAAATGCAATGGAGGTATGGGTTTCTGAGAACCGCACCAGTTTAACCTTGCAATGTTGGGGAAACATGGATGGCGTCTTCTGACAAATCAGAACTCCCTATGTGCAAGAGTGTTGAAAGGGCGCTACTTCCCGAATACAGATTTCATGCATGCATCAGTCCCTAAGTCGGCGTCCACTTGGAATGCGATTATTGCGGGAAGGGAGGCTCTTAGGCTTGGCCCGATCTCATGAGTGGGGAATGGTAGTACGATCTCAGTGTGGATGGACAAATGGATACCAGGGACTATTTCCACGACTCTACAAGTGAAGCCACCGATTACAAGTATTGAATAAGTATTTGATATGATTGATTTTGATACTTGGACCTGGAGTCAGGATGCTATTAGGGACAAATTCATCCCCTCTGATGACGCTACCATTATGAATATACCTATtaggcagggaggagggggatTTCCGTGCTTGGGTGTTTGAAAGATCATGTAACTATACTGTCAAGATGGCGTACCATGCTCTAGTGACTCACGAAAAGCGATTAGCTCTACAGGAAGGGACGGCTAGTGAGACCTCACAGAACGATCAACAGTTATGGAAGGCCTTATGGAAATTAAATGTCATTCTGAAAGTAAGAGTATTTTGGTggagaattcttcggggcatcctTCGAGCTGAAAGTACTCTGAAGCATCGCCACATTGCAGTTTCTGAATGCTGCaaaatatgctcaaacatggacgAGGCTTTGATGTGTCCTCTCATACACTGCCCACATGCCCGAGGCTTCTCGGAGGAGGCGTGCGTGTGGTTTGATTTGAGGCTAGCCAATCTACACCTGAATTCATGGGCAAGGGATATCACATGTGATCCTCGGTTCATTAATGATGACTGTGCAAAGATCATGACCATAATGTGGTTAATATGGCATTCTTGGATCTGTGTTAAACATGGGGAGGAAGCTCGGGATCCGATGGCAACTATGCGTGCTACAAGGGAGGCGATAACACTGCTAAATCTACCACATGAGGCTGCCTCTACCCAGCCATGTTTTGGTTGGCGTCCGCCACACATGGGTGTTGTAAATATCAACACAAACGTCGCGCTCAACACAGCTGATGGACAGGGTGGCGAAGGTGGCATCGCCCGTTCGCCGATCGCACTGCTGGGAGCCTGATGAAACCGTATGTAGGGGTCTCGGACCCCTTGATCATTGAAGCTTTTTCGTTGCAGGATGGAGTCCATTTCGCTGCACTTCGAGGCTTCTCCCATGTGATAATGGAAGTGGATTGCCTAGAGTTGGTTAAACTCTGGAACTCTCGCTACAATTCTCGCTCAATTGTGGCCCCTATCCTTCTAGAAATAGGAGAGCTTAGTAATCTTTTCATATCTTTTGTTTTTTTAACATGTAAACAGGTCAATGAACATTTCGACACATCTTTATGCAAAACAAGCCTGCACCTTGAATGTGACCGACAACTGCTTGATGTAACTCCTACCTTCCTAGTGACCAGtctcttagagcaactctagcagaccccgcaaaagAGGCAAACCCGTAAAATTCCGGTGAGTATGCGGGTTCGGCCCATTTTTCCGGCCAGAACAGAGCACGCATACTCGCCCGGCCCGTAAATTTTTTTGTCGCGGCCCGCGAAACGCACACCCCAACCACTATATCTACGGTTCCACGACGCGTTtgcgggtcgaaaccctatccccGCCGCCGCTGAGCCCCCACGATTCCCCACCCCTTCTCCACATTTCTCGCCACCGGCGACCACCTCCCCCGCCTCCAGCAGCAATGTGGAGCTCCGGACGCAGCTCCGGCGGCGGAAGCGACCCGGAGCGCGAGCGGCGCGTCCGTTCGGACGCCGCGAGGAAGTGCGGGGCCCGGAGGTGGACCAACCGCGACAtgtcgccgccggcgagcttcctcGTCCAGGAGACGGAGGAGTACGACCGTCGGCATGGCTCGTCCTATGCCGGTAGCTCCTCCTCTTCCGGCACGCGCCCTCTCCCTCTGAAGAGGCAGTGCTCGGAGGAGCCAGAGGAAGTCGTCGCCgtcaaggaggagcccgaggagctcGGCCACCGTGGAGTCGTTGGGCCGGAGGACTTCGTCGCCGATGTGGACGCGGTTGCGGCCGCCATTACCGAGCGTAGCTTGCACGAGGAGGCGGAGCGCCGGCgccacgacgaggagatcgaagACCTCCAGTGGCGGCAGGCGGTCGAGGCCAACCTCGCCGCCAAGGCGAAGGACGACGAGTGGCGGCGCATCCGCGAGGAGCAGAAGGTGATGTACATCGATCTCTGCAGCTCCGGCGAGGAGGACTGAGCTCGTACTGATGTAGTATGTAGTATGTAATATATGTAGTATGTAGGATGAACTTCCCGCGAAACTATAttttcaaattatgcagtttTATCTACGGTTTATGTTCGACCGCGCTCATTTTCGACCCGTAAACGAGATCTTCGTGAAACTGCAAACGTGTTTTGCGGGTCGAGATATTGTAGggtttgctagagttgctcttagcagATTGTCCTGGGAATGCCTTTATCTGAATAAAGCTCACTAAGTTGCCCGAAAAAATATATACATTTGGTGTAATGTAAATACTGAACTTGGAGGGACTGGTATGCATTTGCAAAAACAGAGCGCGATTTGTTCCTAGACCCAATCTCCCCTAATAACAAAGCGCGGAGcgcttctgccgtacgtcgtggcatttttgcaaaaaagccGTTATGGTTTTCagaattcaacccgcagtccataTAATAAGTCAATCGAAACGGTATGCAcgagataaaagaaaaaaaactacctCCCGATCCCATCTCGACCTCCAGGCTCGagtgcgccaccacctcctgccgACCACCACCCCCACCCTCGATGTCGCGCGCCTCCATGGATGTCGCAACCGTTGGCGGCTCCCCACCGGCCCCTGGAAGCGGACGCGCACGGGCTAGCAACCGCCGCTGCCGCCAGCAGCAGCAGGCGCGGCCGGAGATCCCTTCATGGGGCCGATGCCAGCCGAGGACAAGGTGAGCCGCCGGGTCGCGAGAGCTACGCCTCCCCATCTCCATCCACCAATTCGGCCTGCTTTGATTCCGATTTCTTGGTGCATGTGCGCGTCCTCAGTTTCTCACGGTGCCTCAGCTACACGCGCGCTCTGCCCACGCTTCCATGGTCGCCGCTCccagccgccgtcgccgccgccacgactTCTGCGCCCATCGCAGAAACGAGCGGCTCCCGGTCTCCGCTCCGGCGGGGTCTCTCACAATCGCCGCTACCGATTTGTTGATCTTGCCGGCTTCGTGTGTCTATGTGCCCACAGTACCAGGCCAGGAGTTCATTTCTATTTCTTTACTACATTTGTGTCATTAGAGAGTGATTGAATTCTGATAAAAATTACAGGTTTGCATGTGCGTCTTGAATTGACCGTGGCATGTGATGCGAGTGGTTTTCTctttttactactccctccgttcctaaatataagaccttttagaaattctactatggactacatacggagcaaaatgaatgaatctatactctaaaatatgtctatatacatccgtatgtagtccatagtgtaatctctgaaaggtcttatatttaggaacggagggagtaaattatAAAGTTATGATTGCAATTATGGTTCTTATTCAGTATGATACCTACCTCTCTCAGTGATACATACATATATTGCCAGGTGTTTTCTTTGTCGTGGTGAAGCTTGGGGTCATTTTCTGCAAAATTGGGCATTTTGCTAGCTACGCTCATAAAGCATCCAACAGATGGTGAGTGCCTTGGCAGGGGTGATGACCTCTGTCATCGACAAGCTCACCGCCCTGCTCGGGGAGGAGTACGCAAAGCTGAAAGGTGTGCACAGGGAGGTGGAGTTCATGAAAGATGAGCTGAGCAGCATGAATGCGCTCCTTCATAGGCTggcagaggtggaccgtgatcttGATGCGTAGATGAAGGAATGGAGGGACCAAGTTCGGGAGATGTCTTACGACATTGAGGATTGCATAGACGACTTTATGAAAAGCATTGGGCAAACTGACAGTGCTTAGACAGCAGGGCTTGTGCAAAGTGTGGTCCAGTAGCTCAAGTGTGGTCCTCATGGGGCCGATGCCAGCCGAGGATAAGGTGAGCCGTCGGGTCGCGAGAGCTACACCTCCCCATCTCCATCCACCAATTCGGCCTGCTTTGATTCCGATTTCTTGCTGCATGTGCTTGTTGTCGCAAATAGATCAGGGGTAGCAGCAGGGCATCATCTGCAACCGCACCGATTCGACTACCCCCAGATGTATTACCAACATCACGGTGGAGGCCGCATACGCGTGCCACTGTTCACGCACGGCAACCGTGGCCAGAAGCACTTCTACCTGCTGCCACCCATTCAGGCGGGTGCGCCGGCGCATCACAGGTACGAGGTACTCATGAAGGTTAGCCGCCTTGCTGCCGAGTACCTGGTAGCCAAAGGCGTGCTCCCTCCGGCATCGCTGCAGGGGCGGTGGTGTTGGGTGGGGCTAGATGTCGCCTAAGCCTTTGTTGCCGATAGCATGTTGATGACAAGTAAGGTAACCAATGGAGGAGCTATGGGCCATGGTTGGGCAGGCAAGCTAGAGCAGAGCACATGATTTTTTTTGCACGACCTATTTCTCTCCCAGGCACACTGATTTGAATCATGGTGGATTGTGGTGGAAAAGCTAGCCGAGAGCATGTTTGAAGAAGAGCCGCAACTCTTGCACGGGTGGTGGAAAAGCTGGTCGAGAGCGAGTTTGAGTAGCAGCTGCAATTCTAGCACTCTGAATTCCCTGAGCTCCCCTCTGGCCTAAGCCATCGTTCTACTTTCGTAAAATCAATTTTAATAGAAACTGGTTGTTTGTGTAAACACAAGGTGTAGGTTGTATTGTAGCaaagaattttttttttaaaattaatatGATGTGTGACTATGTCGGTAGAATAGATAATCATTTTAATTGGAGTGCAAATATAAGTGAGCTTGTATGCAGTCATTATTAAATGTGTAATATTAACACGGATATTTCTTAAGTGTACTATGTCACCGGTTTGATTTGATTTGGATTAATATATTATTTATATATTCATTGAGATATTATGTTCGTGAgggattgatttgaatgcatataAGTTTATGATGCCGTTGCGACGCACGGCCTGGTGCTAGtgcaccaaaaagttcaaaacccCTTTTCTCCCTTAAGAAAAGTAAAATTCAAAACCTTTTCCCTTCCTCCCGAACCGTCgcgtccaccgccgcctccccatttCCCACACCGCCATCGCCACCGCCGGGGCCTCCTCCGCCGACGACGCAGCGGACGAGAGAGAAGGGGACCGATGGTCtccgcggcggcggaggagggcgaGGACCCGCGCTGGAGGAGGAGCAACACGGACtgcgtcttcttcctcgtctcccgCGTCAGCTGTACCAAGGTGCCGTACCACTCAAAACCCTAGCGCAAATCCGTCGATTCGTTTGGTCTCTGTGTCTCCTTGCCGGTGAATGGCAGCTGGATGCCTCCTCGGTTGGTTGATTTACTGATCGGAGCTCGTGTGCCGTTTTGGTTGCAGGGGTCCAAATGCGAGTACCGCCACTGCGAGGGCGCGCGGTTCAACCCCAGGAACTGCTGGTACTGGTTCCACGGCAGCTGCGTCAACCCAAGCTGCACCTTTCGCCACCCTGTGTGTGATCCGTACATCCGTAACCTCTGAGCTCAATACCTTCGAATTGATATGCGTGTGCGCTTCTGTAATGAGTAATCGCAAAAAGGAGTGCGTCTACTTCAATGCTTGATTGCTTGCATGCCTAGGACGCTTGCTTTGGTGGTTAGTGATGGGTCTCATTATTACGCTTGTGCCAGGGTAGCTTCTGTTGCGGTGTAATTTGCGAAGAAGGGTTGCATGCCTAATACAGTATGTCATTATCACAGTGGACCTCTGTTTGCTTAGAAAAATATTCACAAACACCCTTGAGCTTATTCTAGGTATACATTAGCCCCAATTCTTCTATTCCACCTTGCGCACATAGCCTGCCTACTGTTAGTCAGCGACAATTCGGTGTAGAATTTCGTAGAATTTCTTGTTTGTATGCATTGTGAGTTTGTGACAACAAACTATTCCATGTGTAGTTTTCTGCTTTGCTGCATGTCTGCGTGCCATTTAGGGGTGGAAATTTATAACCATGAAATCTGGTATGAAAAGAAGGCTTCACTTGACCTGGCGGTTAATTTATTTGAGTTTGTCTATGCTCATCTACCAATTCTACAAATAGAATATGAAATTAATTTATTTGAGTTTGTCTATGCTCATCTACCAATTCTACAAATAGAATATGAGATTCCATAGAATATCAAGTTGTGGTATTTCGATGTATTGCCCTGATAATGTGTTGTTGGTGCTTCTTGTCTGACGAGCTTCTCCTGTTGCAGCCAATGGAAAATTTCAACAGAACGAAGTCCTTGACAGTCCCACCCTCATCAGATGGTTCTGTTTCTGTCAAGACAGCCAATCCTTGTTATTTCTACTATAGCTCTGGCTGCAAAAAAGGTGACAATTGCCCCTTCCTACATGAGCCAATCCCTAACACTGAATCAGCGATTTCTTCTGAGGCAACTACTTTCAATCCTGCTGTCAATGAAAATTTctctggagatgagatggttgagGCATCGGAGGAGGCTCACGTAAGTCCTTGTCAGGACACCTTGTACCACATAAAGAAATGCCACCCAAAAGAAGTTCCTGAGTCAATATATCTCGAATTTGATGGTCCTATTTCTGTCACACCTGAAACTTCAATTGACATGGGTGAATACATAAAATGTTTCACCCACTCAGATCAGAGCTCAGAATATTCAACAATGGAGGATGCAGAGCAAGATGGAAGTCGTGATTCCTCCCCTGGATTTGATGTGCTCGTTGATGATGGGCTCTCTAACAAGAATGATCTTGAGAAACAATTGGCACAGAAAAGAGATGCTCAGGTGCTTCATGCTAAATATGATATTGGAGATCCAGCCTGTTATGATAGGGATTATTATGATTCATGGTACTATGGGCAAGCATTTTGTAGCTTTGATGATCAACATGCTTATCTTAGTCATCCTGAAGGAGTTCAAGACCCTGATGTTGAGACCACTTTGGGACACATACTACACAATACAAGAGACCTTGCAAGgccaagttttgatgagtttgACAGAATGTTTTTCAATTCCAGCTTCATCAGCTCAGCGGCAGATGATGTGTTTCCTCATCAGCATAATGAGACAAGACACACTTCAAAGAGAAGACCTGAGAAGAGAAAAGGTGCCAAGAGCAGGAAGGGTCGCACTAAGAAGCGTCGGGGTCTTGAACCCGTCTGTGGTTTCCAAGGCATTGAATCAAGATCCACTCATTACAGGCAAGAGTCCTTGATGGAGGAGTGTCCTGAGTCTGTTGTCCGTGCTACCTTCAGGGGACAGAAGAAGAAACGTAGAGGAAAACAGCACAATGTAATTTCTGCTAGATTTTCTGAACACCCTACCACAGATTTTACTGGGCCGAAGACCCTAGCTCAGATAAAAGAAGATAATTGTATATCCAAGTCACGCCTTAGCCACTCTGCTGCTCGCATGCCTCATGGGGGGACTTTCTCAAATGATTTTGAAGGGCCCAAATCTCTGACAGAGCTTATGAAGGCTAAGGGTGGTATTTCAATTAGTCAGCGCACCTTACTGTAGTAATTGCATATAAACTGCAATATTGTCTGTTTTCTGCTCAGCTTGGTCAGAATGATGTTTATGGCAGCTGCATTAACAACTTGGGAGCACTGTCAAAGAGAATGGAACATGAAATGTCACTTCTGCAGCAAACTATTTAACATTCTGGTTAATTTTAggaggaatgaatcaacattcaagAACAACTAGCTGCTATAGTTGGTAAATGATGTTAACTAGTAGCTTACCACTTGTTGCTACGTTCGTAACTGTAAGTTAGGGCTCGCTGGAGATTCTGTTATGTCTTTTAGACCATCAGCTAACATTGTGACAGGGTCATCTACTATTTTTCTGTATATCCGTGCAATTTATATCCCTTTCAGCTGCTTTACAATCAAGGATTAATAGCGCATTAAGACAAGAAGACAGTGGTGGTGATATTTGCTGTTGATTCTGCATTTAATGTTAAGCCACTTTAGGCAATATTCTGTTAGCTCGTGAATACATCACAACAAACACGACAGTGTTTCAGCTAATAGTACTTGTGTAGACAGGCAGGGGGTCCCGTTCTATCAATACACGACTTGGTGTAAATGCATTGTACATGCATACCTTATATCATCCCTTCGTCTTGAGCCTTCTCCAGTTGTCACCATCATGTGACTCATCCTGATTTTCTTATGGTTACCCTTCCTTGATATGCATGTATATTATTAGGTTTGGTCAATACACACTTTCCTCCCCACTGCAGACCTTATTGTGCACCATAGGACTTCTTAGGTATGAACACCGAAACAAACACCCACGAACACAGATAGAGAAGGACGGAAATAATGCGAAAGGAAGATGGCGGAGCTACAGAGATCTTCCCAAACATTTAGGTGGTCTGGTTCATCTGGTCTGATCTGGCAGGAGAGGCTTATGCCTGAAGACCAGAACCAGAGGAATCAAGGGGCAGCTGGGGAGGTAGAGGTCAACAGCTTAGAACTCAAGGAGCTAAGGCATTTCCGTAGCATCGGGTCATGGGGAGCTGTGGAGCGTAGGTGCAGTGACGGTGCCAAGCGCGGTGGCATGCCCAGCGACATCAACCAGGCCTTTCATTCTCGGCATGTTCCGCCTGCTCTTGATCCTCGTTCACCCAAGTTTGCTCGTTGCATGTTCTGTGGAATTTTTAGGAAGGAAGGTCCCTCACAATCTTCCGAACCCAGAAGGTACTAGGGTGGTGTATATACTTTTGAGTGTTTGGGAATAGGTTTGAAGTTCAGGTGTATCACAATAAGGGTATGTTTGTTTTGTGTGAGGTTGTTTGAATAGGTTTGCACGTTTTATTGTGTGCCATTGCTACCT encodes:
- the LOC123408061 gene encoding zinc finger CCCH domain-containing protein 34-like, encoding MVSAAAEEGEDPRWRRSNTDCVFFLVSRVSCTKGSKCEYRHCEGARFNPRNCWYWFHGSCVNPSCTFRHPPMENFNRTKSLTVPPSSDGSVSVKTANPCYFYYSSGCKKGDNCPFLHEPIPNTESAISSEATTFNPAVNENFSGDEMVEASEEAHVSPCQDTLYHIKKCHPKEVPESIYLEFDGPISVTPETSIDMGEYIKCFTHSDQSSEYSTMEDAEQDGSRDSSPGFDVLVDDGLSNKNDLEKQLAQKRDAQVLHAKYDIGDPACYDRDYYDSWYYGQAFCSFDDQHAYLSHPEGVQDPDVETTLGHILHNTRDLARPSFDEFDRMFFNSSFISSAADDVFPHQHNETRHTSKRRPEKRKGAKSRKGRTKKRRGLEPVCGFQGIESRSTHYRQESLMEECPESVVRATFRGQKKKRRGKQHNVISARFSEHPTTDFTGPKTLAQIKEDNCISKSRLSHSAARMPHGGTFSNDFEGPKSLTELMKAKGGISISQRTLL
- the LOC123408071 gene encoding MAPK kinase substrate protein At1g80180-like produces the protein MAELQRSSQTFRWSGSSGLIWQERLMPEDQNQRNQGAAGEVEVNSLELKELRHFRSIGSWGAVERRCSDGAKRGGMPSDINQAFHSRHVPPALDPRSPKFARCMFCGIFRKEGPSQSSEPRRY